The sequence TTGCAACTGTCCAAATAATGCTCTGTGAGCATAAGGTATCATATGTCTTGTAACTGCCAGAACTTTTCATCTTATCGCTCTGACAGTAGGTGCACTTTCCCTCGACGGCTCCAGCAGCCTGTTCAGTGTTTGAGTTGGTATTATTGTGAAGGTAAACGGTGCGAGCACTCACTCAGCCGACCAATGTGAGCGCAGCATTACTTCCAATGGGCTTAGCAGGTTGTGGGAATGGCGATTCCGTCGGTCGTGGCAGCGGTGTGGCTCGCACCGCTACGGGTCCAGTGCCGAAGGAGACTCTAGGTCGGTAGCCGTTCTCGTCGGCCTCGTAGGTGACGCTGTAGGTGGCGCCTCCAGCATCCGGCGGTTGCCACGAGAAGCTGCCCAGCAGGCGCGCGCCATCACCTTCCGTGCCGAACTGCTCCTGCCGGATGCCGTTGCTCGTCTCGTACCTACGCAAGCATTGCACTTGATCACTGCTACGCACGATCCCGTGATtcatacactgatgagcaacaAATATAATGATCACCCCCAATCGTCAGATCGGACCCTGGCGGAAgtgcgggcacatgacgcggtaagAGAAGTAGGGGGTGGTTATAAAAGAACTGCAGTTATTACAGAGATCGAGTGTAGGGTGTAACTATTGCATGGCAGCGGAACTtggcagatattctaatgcgttaatgcggaaccaattttcGCTGAAAAAGAAAATTAGCTCCAACTTTGGCAGCCAGATGCAAATCCGGCACTGTGAATGCCAGAAACAAGTATAgatatgtttccatatgtaatggactaCGAACAGGACGTGGACAGAAAatttcaaacaagtgagaaaagcataatattgattttattattgacaGCCGTTTACACAGTTTAttcaatatgaacatcagaaatgttgagGTGGTactatacagcgccagatttgccccTGGTAGTCTAAATTTGAACTAAATTTTTTGTAGCGTAAACTGATTCCGCATTAGCCCATTAACATATCTGCCGATTTTCGCTGCcctacgataattacaacccacactggacgtGCGTGAACAGCTGCTCTTTAATTATCAAGGGAGCAGAAGTGAATGGCGAAGCATTCAAGAAGGGAAAAGCGCCACAAATGGGGAAACTAGGTAACATgagcgacattgacaaagggcagaatgcTTTGGCCCAGCGCCAAGGAATCTGGACttcgaaaatggcgaagcaggtCGGTTGTTCAAATGCAACTGTCGTCAAGATATATGGAAAAGAGAATGAAGGAATGTGAAACTACGAGAAGGTGACAACATGATGGGCGTCTACGTATCGCAGAGCATTGAGGTCAGCGTCTTGCCTACTCTTGCAGACGTATTacatcttttatttttgtgtttgtccAGTCGTTTACCCAATAAATAACATAACTTTTTCGTTTATAGAAACAACCTCCCGAAACCGCCTGTGGCAGGAACTGTCAACTTTAAGCAGATGTCAGAAGAAGCACCTGCAATGCAGATTTTGTGTATTGTttcatcatggactgtgcgg comes from Schistocerca piceifrons isolate TAMUIC-IGC-003096 chromosome 8, iqSchPice1.1, whole genome shotgun sequence and encodes:
- the LOC124711535 gene encoding endocuticle structural glycoprotein SgAbd-5-like gives rise to the protein MAFTMLFLVAAVMNTVLAAPQFNPRDATILGLENDFNGIEPWHWRYETSNGIRQEQFGTEGDGARLLGSFSWQPPDAGGATYSVTYEADENGYRPRVSFGTGPVAVRATPLPRPTESPFPQPAKPIGSNAALTLVG